DNA from Roseimicrobium sp. ORNL1:
GGCATAAATCTTTCTTCTCGTGCCTGATCGACCATCTCTCCTTCCCCGCCTTCGCCAGGAAACGGCGCAGTCCCACCGCGAACTGGAGGATGCAGTGCAAATCGCACGGACACTCGGGAATGAATCCAGCTACCGGAAATTGCTTGAGGTCTTCCATGGTTTCTACGCTCCCATGGAGGAGCAGTTGTCCGAGGCACAAGAGTGGGAACTGGAAGGCATCCACTTCGACGAACGGCGCAAGGCAGACTGGATCAAACAGGACCTTCAGGCCCTCGGACTCGGAGCGGATCAAATCAACAGCCTGCCCACCTGCGAGGACCTGCCTGTGGTGAACGAGAACGATTTCGCCTTCGGCAGCTTCTACGTCCTCGAAGGCTCCACGCTCGGCGGCCGACATATTTCCGCCATGCTTCAGACCAGTCCCATCAGCGAGCACGCCCGCCGTTTCTTCCGCGGCTACGGTGAGGACACGGGAACCATGTGGAAGCAATTCTGCAATTCCCTGGAGGGGTTCGCGGAACACGCTGACCATGGCAAAATCATCCGCGGTGCAGATGCGACCTTTCGCTCCCTGCAACGATGGATTGCACACGAAGGCCTCCACGCATGACGGAGCACAAGACCATCGATCAAGCAGCACTCGCGATCTGCAGTCGCGAGCCCATTCACATTCCCGGCGCCATCCAGCCACATGGGGTGCTCATGGTCATGCGTGAGCCCGATCTCGTATGCATTCAGGCCAGCACGAACAGCGTGGGCATCACCGGTCTTGGCCCCGAGCAGTTGCTTGGGAGGGATGTGCACGACATCTTCCGCGCGGACTCGGAGAAGATCAGCGCCGCCTGCCGCGACGCGAATCCTGCCAACGTCTCTCCAGTCCCTGTCACCTTGCAGGGTCAGCATTATCACTGCGTGCTTCACCGCCATGATGGCGTGCTCATTGTCGAAGTGGAGCCCGCGGCTGAGGAAAATCCCAGCCTGCACCGGCGCATGCAGCAGGCGTTTGCCGACCTGCGAACGGCAGAAAATCCCGTCGCCCTGTACCAGAACATGGCGGAGTTCATCGCGAAGCTGAGCGGCTTCGAGCGCGTGATGGTGTACCGCTTCGATACTGACTGGCATGGCGAGGTCGTGGGCGAGTGTCTCACCGCAGATGTGGATGCCTACATGGGCCACCACTTCCCCGCTTCAGACATTCCCGAGCAGGCACGCGCTCTGTACCGGAAGAACTGGCTGCGCATCATACCGGACGCAACTTATCAACCGGTACCACTGGAGCCTCCGGTGAATCCACAGACGGGGCGCCCCTTGGATCTCAGCTTTTCCAATCTACGCAGCGTCTCACCAGTGCATCTGGAGTACCTGCGAAACATGGATGTAGCCGCCTCCATGTCCATCTCCGTCATCGTGGAGGATCGCCTCTGGGGCCTCATCGCCTGCCACCACCGCACGTCATTGCAGCTTCCTCACGCGATCCGCAGCGCGTGTGAGATGTACGGTCAGGTGGCCTCGCTGGAGATCGCCGCGAAGGAGGAGAAGGAACGTCTCACCCTCCACTACCAGGCCACCCGCATCCAGACGCGCTTCTTCGACATCATCGCCGAGGAGCAGAACTTCGTGGAGGCCCTGGTGAAGTTCGCACCGCAGCTCCTCACCTTCATGAGTGCAGGAGGGGCCGCCATCTACGTGAATAGGAAGGTAACCCTCCTCGGCGCCACCCCGGACGAAGCTGCGGTGGAAGGGCTGGTGCATTGGATCCAGCAGCAGGACTTCGATACGGTCATCGCCACAGATGCACTCAGCACTCACTATCCCGCCGCGACGGCGTTCACGAAGAACGCCAGCGGTCTGCTCGCCGTGAAGCTTTCCCGCGTGGAGCCGCAGTATGTTCTCTGGTTCCGACCGGAGGTCATCACAACTGTGACCTGGGCGGGCAATCCCTACAAGCCCACCACCGATAAACTCGCCCTGCATCCCCGCAAATCCTTCGCGACCTGGAAGCAGCAGGTGACCGGTAGATCACTCCCCTGGACTGCTGCGGAGACGCACGGTGCAGAGGAACTGCGAGCCGCCCTCAATGCCTTGCTCCTACGCCGCACTGAGAATCTGAGCCGGCTGAATGCCGAGCTGGAAAAGAAAAACACCGACCTCAATTCCTTCGCCTACATCGCGTCCCATGACCTCCGCGAGCCCTTGCGGGGCATGGCCAACTACACCCGGTTCCTCCAGGAAGACCACGCCGAGTCTCTGAACGAGGATGCCCTCGCCAGGCTTCGCAAAATCACTGAGCTCGCCGTCTATTGCGAGGAACTGCTCGATGAGCTGAATCACTTCTCCAAGGTGGGGAGAATGGAAATCCGGCGCAAGGCCACCCGGCTGGATGCGGCGGTAAGTGATTGCAGTGAGGCTCTTTCCTCCCTGCTCCATGAAAGTGGCGCCGAATTAAAACGGCCACATCCGCTCCCTGAGGCCTCGTGCGATCCCATCCTGATTCGAGAAGTGTTTTCCAACCTCATCAGCAACGCGATTCGCTACAACACCAGCCCCCACAAATGGGTGGAGGTAGGTGCACGCCCGCCAACTGCGCCCGATGAGCCGCTCACGCTCTACGTTCAGGACAACGGCATCGGTATTCGTGAGAAGCACCGTGAGGCCGTCTTCCAGATCTTCCGCCGCCTGCACCCGGACAATCGCTACGGCAAGGGAACCGGCGCCGGCCTCGCCATCGTAAAGACCATTGTGGAAAAGCATGGCGGGCGCATCTGGATCGAGGCCCCACCCGAAGGCGGATCCACGTTTCTTTTCACCCTGCCCACCGCCTCATGAAATCCATGTTCTCCCGCAGCGCACGTCCCATCCTCGTCGTGGAGGATCAAGATGCCGACTATGAAACTGTGCTGCGCCGTCTGAAAAAGCTCAGCGTCGAAGCTCCCGTGCATCGGTGCACCGGCGTGGATGAAGTTCACGATCATCTGGGCCGTTGGAAAGCAGGCATTGCCCAGATGCCCATGCCCGCCCTGCTCGTGCTGGATCTGAAGCTCCCTGATGGTGACGGCCAGGAATTGCTGATCCGGATGAAGTCGGATGAGGCATTCAAGGACATTCCCGTCGTGGTGTGGAGTGCCGTGAGCGACCCGGAGGTGCAAGAGCGTTGCCTCAAGGGCGGCGCCAACGATTTTCGATCGAAGGCCGCCGACAACACCATCACCGACGAAGCGATTGACCACATGGTTCATTTGTGGCGCCAGTCCTCTGTTCTCTAAAGGACCTCGCCACCCATGGACGGACTCCCCCCCATCCGTAAACTGCTCATCCTGGACGACAATGGAATCGACCGGGAAACGTGTCGGCGCTACCTGACCAAAGCTCCAGGCAGCAACTACGAGTTCGTCGAGCACAACTCCGTGGAAGGCGCCATGGACATCGTGCTGAGCGAGCGTCCCGACTGCATCCTGCTGGATTACCACCTTCACGATGGCAATGGAGTCGAGTTCCTGCAGGAACTCGTGTCCGTGGGAGGTCCTCGCAGCTTCCCCGTGGTCATGCTCACCGGCACAGGAAACGAAGCCATTGCCGTGCAAGTCATGAAAGCCGGTGCACAGGACTACCTGGTGAAGGATCGTCTGAATCCAGATCTGCTGCACCGTGCCGTGGAAAATGCCATGTACAAGGCGCACACGGAACGCCTGCTGGAACAGCAGCGCCGCGAAATGGAGCAGCTCTTTCTGGAGACCCAGGAGGCCAATGCGCGAAAGGACCAGTTCCTCGCAGCACTGTCCCATGAGCTGCGCACCCCGCTCACGCCGGTGCTGGCAGCAGTCACGGCCACGGACGTGGAGAACTCCGATCCGGAGCAACTGCGCAACATGCTCGCGGTCATTCGCCGCAATGTGGAGTTGGAGGCCCGCCTGATCGATGACCTGCTCGATCTCACCCGCATTTCCCGTGGCAAACTGGAGGTCGATCTCCGGCCCACGGATTTGCACAGCCTGCTGCACCACGCGGTGGAAACCTGTCAGGAGGACATCGCGCACAAGCAGCTCACTCTCGTCTGGCAGCTTGATGCTTCACTCTGCACCGTGCAGGCGGATCCGGCGCGGATGCAGCAGGTATTCTGGAACCTGCTCAAGAACGCGGTGAAGTTCACCCCCGCCGGGGGTCGCATTGTCATTTCCACCAGAAACGAGCCGGGCGAACGCATCATCGCCGAGGTAAAGGATACCGGCGTGGGTATCGATCCCTCCTTCATTGGCAGAATCTTCGATGCCTTCGAGCAGGGCAGCCCGGAAATCACGCGTCACTTCGGCGGCTTGGGCTTGGGACTCGCCATCGCGAAGGCACTCGTGGACGCGCATAGCGGTACCATCCAGGCAGAGAGCGATCCCACCACAGGTGGCGCCGCCTTCGCCGTCACCCTGCGGTGCACAAAGCAGGCACCGGCGGTTTCTGTGTCAACACCCGCCAGCGGACCCGCGAACGACGTTGATGGACATGCGTCCATTCACCTTCTTCTCGTGGAAGACCACATCGACACGGCAAAGGTGCTCGGTCGCATCATTTCCCGCGAAGGCTATCAAGTGCACCTGGCCGGCAGCATTGGAGAAGCAGTACGCTTGTGCGAGAAGCAGCCGATGGACTGCGTCATCAGCGACATCGGTCTGCCGGATGGCAGCGGCACCGAACTGCTCGCGAAGCTGAATCAGATCCGCCCCACCCGTGGCATCGCGCTCAGTGGCTACGGCACCGAGCGCGATGTGGAGCGCTCCCGCAAGGCGGGCTTCTCCGAGCACCTCACCAAGCCCGTCCACTGGCCAAAGCTGGAACGAGCTCTCAAGGAACTGCTGAACGGGCCGAAGTAGTAGAGTTACTACTGACTCTGGGACTGGCCTTGTGACTGGCTTTGCGTTTGTGTTCCCTCCACCAGCTTCAGCTCCGGCATCGGTTTCACATCCACCTGCACCTTGAGCTCCTGGTCGCCGCTGCCATACACGACACCACGCAGAGGAGACACATCGCCAAAGTCGCGGCCAATCGCCACCGAGATGTGCCGCGAGGTCGGCAGGCAGTTGTTCGTGGGATCCAGATCGACCCAGCCGTGCTGGGCTCCGCACCAGACACTCACCCACGCGTGGGAAGCATCAGCGCCCACCATCTTCGGCTTGCCGGGAGGCGGCAGCGTTTCCAGATAGCCGCTGACATACTGTACGGGCAATCCAATCGAGCGCAGGCAGGCAATGTAGATCTGCGCGAAGTCCTGGCACACGCCGCGACGCAACTTGAAGGCTTCAAGAATCGGCGTCGCCACATCCGTTGCCTTCGGATCAAATTTGAAGTCGCGGAACATCCGTGAGTTCAGCTCAATCGCAGCAGCCAGCACGGCACGTCCCGGTATGAACGAGGTGAGCGCGTACTTCGCGAACACTGGATCCGGCTTGATGAAGGGCGAGGGAAAAGAGAACTCACCCGCCTCCGCATCCGGCGTGAGTTCATCGGCACGCACACCATCGCGCAGCGTTTCCCACGGAGGGGTGGTCATGGGATCTGGAATCACCGGGTCATTCACGATCACACGGCTGTGGGCCGTGACCACGAGTTCCTTGTGAGAGCCATGCAAAGCGAAGAAGAGCACCCGATTCCCGAAGTAGTCCGTGTGCCCCGCCATCGTGGAGGGAGCAGGATCGATGTCCAACCCATGCCACAGCAGCGTCTGGCGGCCTTCACTCTTCGGCGCCAGGCGCGCAAGGTGATGCCCCACGGAGATGTGCTCCTGGTACTTGTAGATAGTGCGGTGGATGATTTCGTAACGCATGGGCGATCGCCTCGCTAACGCACGTGAGGCAGCGCGTGACTGAAATAGTGGGCTGAGATCGTCTGCGAGAGACGGACAAGCGACGAGAGCAACTCATCGAAAAGCTCGACGAGCGCACCCGGGTTCGCCTCCTCGTGTTTGACCAGAGATTCGAAATTGATGCCCGCCAGCTCGGAGAGCATGCCGTCCACCTGGCGCTTTTCCTCGTGGGCATCGCCTTCACGACCAGTACGGGGCAGTTGCGAAGCGTGTCTGGTGAGCTGGTGAAGCTGCCACGTGAGTGACCGAGGATTCGTCTCGTCCGCGATGAGCATGTCCAGCACGGGGGCCAGCTGCGCACGCGCATGGTAACGGCGCCGATAGGACATGGCACTATCGAACACTTCCAGCACAGGCCCCAGCACCGAGTCATTGCGTGGCGGCGGATACACCGCGGCCTTTAGCAGGGTGAGAATATTCTGCGCCCGCTCCACACGGCGTCCCAGGTCCAGGAAGCGCCAGCCGTGGCCGCGCGTCATGTTCTCCATCTCCATGCCCGTGAAGGCCGCGAGCTGCAGCACGAGGGAATTCAGAAACTCCAGCGCCTCCGGCACCCGGGAGCGCACGTTTCGCGTGTTCACCTGCCGCACCATCTTGTTCAGGAGCCGCCACGTGTCATCAGAGAGGCGATCACGCAGCGCCGTCGCGTTGAAATTCACGCGGTTCAGCAACTCGCGCACGCTGCCATCGCGGTTGGAGTGATCGATCAAAGCGAAGAGCTCCCCGCGCAGTTCGCCACTCGCCACCTTCGCGCCAAAGCGATCCGGCAGGCGGCCCAACGCCACCAGCCACGGCACCAGGGCCGAGAGTTCACGCGCTTGATCTTCGGTGCCTTCACCCGTCATTCGCTGCAGCACAGCGCGCAGCACACGCACGGAATCCTCAAGGCGCTCCACATACCGGCCGAGCCAGAAGAAATGATCCGCCACGCGGCTGGGCACTTCGCCCGCCATCTTCTCCGGACGCACCACCACGGAAGGAGGAAGCAGCAATGTGAGCTGCTCCACAGGCCCCTCTGACAGTACCCAGGTGTCCTTACTGATACCACCGGCCTGCATGGATACCACCAGCCCCTGCGGGGATGGACTCACCCGCGTGAGTCCTCCCGGCATGACGGCAAAGTCCTCGCCATGCGGCACGATGTAGCACCGCAGCACCAGCGGGTGCCGCTCGATTCTCCCGTTCTCAAACACCGGCGCAGTCGAAAGGGGAAGCCGCTCTTGGGCAGCATAGTCTTGAGGCGAGGCCTTCACCTTCGCCATCAGTTCATCCCGCTGTGCGTCCGAAAGCTGGGAACCAAACACCGGCTGTCCCGCGCCACCGACAAAAGCGCGCTTTAGCACGAAGCGATCGAGGTTCTCCTCCACGTGCTGCAGTTCCTTCGGCTGGCCACACCACCACGTCTCGGCATTGCCAAGCTGCAGGTCCTCACCCAGCAGGTGACGGGACAGTCCCGGAAGGAAAGGAAGCAACGCTGGAGTCTCGATCACCCCGCTACCGATGCCATTGGCAATCGCCACCGTACCGGCACGCCAGGCCTCGACCAATCCAGGCACACCCAGCCACGTTTCACCACGAAGCTCGAGCGGATCACAGAATGTGTCGTCCACATGGCGCACGATCACATCCACCTGACGCAGGCCTTCAAGCGTCTTGAGGTACACCTTGCGACCTCGCACGGTGAGGTCTGCACCTTCCACCAGCGGGAAGCCCAGGTAGCGCGCTTTGTACGCGTGCTCGAAGTAAGTCTCGTTCAGCGGCCCCGGAGTGAAAAGCACCACTCGCGGATCCGCATGATTCTGCGGCGCCATGGCCCGCAGCGCATCGCGCTCCACCTGGAAGAAGGCCGCAAGCCGATGCACATGCATGGAGCGGAACTCATCCGGGAAAAGGCTGGTCAGCACGATGCGGTTCTCCAGCGAGTAGCCCTTTCCAGACGGGGCCTGTGTGCGATCCGCCAGTACCACCCAGCGGCCATCCGGTCCGCGGGCGAGATCCACCGCGTGGTGGAAGAGCATGTGTCCGCCGGCGGGATTCACCCCATGCGCCGCTCGGATGAAGCCGGGATTGGCCAGCACGAGGGACGGCGGGATCCACCCTTCCTTGAGCAGGCGACGCTCACCGTAGATATCCTTCACGAGCAGGCGCAGTAGACGGGACCTCTGCTTCAGCGCCGCCTCCAGCCCGCTCCACTCCTGCGCGGAAATGATGAGCGGCAGGATGTCCAGCCGCCAGTGCCGGTCCGTGTACTGCTTCTGCTCGTTGTAAATGGTGTAGGTGGCGCCATGCTCACGCAGAAGCTGGTTCGCCTCTTCACGACGGGCGTTCAGGTCCTGCAGCGTCAGCTTGGACAGGGACGAAAGAAACGGCTGCCAGGCGGGGCGTATCTGGCCATCCGGCGCAAACGCCTCGCCCCATCCCGTGGCCGGGCTACGAGAGCACGCCGCGAGCAAGTCTGCCACGGAGGTGTTGGCAGGTGCAGACGGTGATTCCATCATTTGAGAGGCGGGAGCGGCCACATGGTATGATGGCCGCGAACGCTACGCGCGCAAATCCAGTGTGAAGGGAAACTCACGCGACAGGGGCGGCGCGGGAGGCACCACTTTGCCACCGGAATGCCCCATGTTTTCGAACCGGGCGAGCCGACGGCTCTCCGCTTCGTAGGCGTTCACCGGGAAGGTGTCATAGCTCCGGCCCCCCGGATGGGTGACGTGGTAGCGGCAACCTCCCAGTGAGCGATTGTTCCAGGTGTCGACCAGGTCAAACGTGAGCGGTGCATGGATGCCGATGGTCGGGTGCAGGCACTCCGGGGGCTGCCAGGCGCGGTAGCGCACCCCGCAGACATACTCGCCATTCACCCCGGTGGGGTGTAGCGGCAGGCGCCTGCCATTCACGGTGACCACGTGACGCGGATCCACCATGCCCTTCACCTTCACCTCCATCCGTTCCAGCGAGCTGTCCACGTAGCGCACGGTGCCACTGCCGCCATTCTCTTCGCCCAGCACATGCCAGGGCTCCAGGGCGGTGCGGAACTGCACCTCCACATCCTTCTGCGAGAACGTGCCAATGCGGGGGAAACGAAACTCGTAGTGCGGCGCGAACCACTCGGACTTCATCTCAAAGCCCGAGGACTTCAAATCAGCCACCACATCACCGAAGTCACTCCAGATGAAATGCGGAAGCATCCAGCGATCGTGGATGGCTGTGCCCCAGCGCACGAGCGGAGCCTTGTACGGATCCTCCCAGAACTTCGCAATCAGCGAGCGCAGCATCAGGTGCTGCGCGAGGCTCATGCGAGAATCGGGCGGCATCTCATAGCTGCGCAGTTCCACCAGGCCGAGACGCCCCGTACTGCTGTCTGGCGAGTAAAGCTTGTCGATACAGAACTCCGAACGGTGCGTGTTGCCCGTGGCATCGATGAGCAAGTGGCGAAATAGACGATCCACCAACCAGGGCGCAATGTACCCACTGGCATCCGGCACCTGATCAAACGCCAGCTGCAACTCGTACAGCGAGTCATTGCGCGCTTCATCCACTCGTGGCGCCTGGCTCGTGGGCCCAATGAACAGGCCGGAGAACAGGAAGCTGAGCGAAGGGTGATTGTGCCAGTAGTTCAGCAGCGAGCGCAGCAAATCTGGACGACGCAGCACGGGAGAGTCAGATGGTATATCACCTCCCATGATGATGTGATTGCCCCCACCGGTGCCGGTGTGGCGCCCATCCACCATGAACTTCTCTGTGCCGAGCCTCGTCAGCCGGGCCTCATCGTACAGGATGGTGGTCTTCTCCACCAGTTCATCCCACGTGGCGGAGGGATGCACGTTCACTTCGATCACCCCGGGGTCAGGCGTCACCTTGAGCA
Protein-coding regions in this window:
- a CDS encoding biliverdin-producing heme oxygenase, yielding MPDRPSLLPRLRQETAQSHRELEDAVQIARTLGNESSYRKLLEVFHGFYAPMEEQLSEAQEWELEGIHFDERRKADWIKQDLQALGLGADQINSLPTCEDLPVVNENDFAFGSFYVLEGSTLGGRHISAMLQTSPISEHARRFFRGYGEDTGTMWKQFCNSLEGFAEHADHGKIIRGADATFRSLQRWIAHEGLHA
- a CDS encoding ATP-binding protein, whose translation is MTEHKTIDQAALAICSREPIHIPGAIQPHGVLMVMREPDLVCIQASTNSVGITGLGPEQLLGRDVHDIFRADSEKISAACRDANPANVSPVPVTLQGQHYHCVLHRHDGVLIVEVEPAAEENPSLHRRMQQAFADLRTAENPVALYQNMAEFIAKLSGFERVMVYRFDTDWHGEVVGECLTADVDAYMGHHFPASDIPEQARALYRKNWLRIIPDATYQPVPLEPPVNPQTGRPLDLSFSNLRSVSPVHLEYLRNMDVAASMSISVIVEDRLWGLIACHHRTSLQLPHAIRSACEMYGQVASLEIAAKEEKERLTLHYQATRIQTRFFDIIAEEQNFVEALVKFAPQLLTFMSAGGAAIYVNRKVTLLGATPDEAAVEGLVHWIQQQDFDTVIATDALSTHYPAATAFTKNASGLLAVKLSRVEPQYVLWFRPEVITTVTWAGNPYKPTTDKLALHPRKSFATWKQQVTGRSLPWTAAETHGAEELRAALNALLLRRTENLSRLNAELEKKNTDLNSFAYIASHDLREPLRGMANYTRFLQEDHAESLNEDALARLRKITELAVYCEELLDELNHFSKVGRMEIRRKATRLDAAVSDCSEALSSLLHESGAELKRPHPLPEASCDPILIREVFSNLISNAIRYNTSPHKWVEVGARPPTAPDEPLTLYVQDNGIGIREKHREAVFQIFRRLHPDNRYGKGTGAGLAIVKTIVEKHGGRIWIEAPPEGGSTFLFTLPTAS
- a CDS encoding response regulator, with product MKSMFSRSARPILVVEDQDADYETVLRRLKKLSVEAPVHRCTGVDEVHDHLGRWKAGIAQMPMPALLVLDLKLPDGDGQELLIRMKSDEAFKDIPVVVWSAVSDPEVQERCLKGGANDFRSKAADNTITDEAIDHMVHLWRQSSVL
- a CDS encoding hybrid sensor histidine kinase/response regulator, producing MDGLPPIRKLLILDDNGIDRETCRRYLTKAPGSNYEFVEHNSVEGAMDIVLSERPDCILLDYHLHDGNGVEFLQELVSVGGPRSFPVVMLTGTGNEAIAVQVMKAGAQDYLVKDRLNPDLLHRAVENAMYKAHTERLLEQQRREMEQLFLETQEANARKDQFLAALSHELRTPLTPVLAAVTATDVENSDPEQLRNMLAVIRRNVELEARLIDDLLDLTRISRGKLEVDLRPTDLHSLLHHAVETCQEDIAHKQLTLVWQLDASLCTVQADPARMQQVFWNLLKNAVKFTPAGGRIVISTRNEPGERIIAEVKDTGVGIDPSFIGRIFDAFEQGSPEITRHFGGLGLGLAIAKALVDAHSGTIQAESDPTTGGAAFAVTLRCTKQAPAVSVSTPASGPANDVDGHASIHLLLVEDHIDTAKVLGRIISREGYQVHLAGSIGEAVRLCEKQPMDCVISDIGLPDGSGTELLAKLNQIRPTRGIALSGYGTERDVERSRKAGFSEHLTKPVHWPKLERALKELLNGPK
- a CDS encoding transglutaminase family protein produces the protein MRYEIIHRTIYKYQEHISVGHHLARLAPKSEGRQTLLWHGLDIDPAPSTMAGHTDYFGNRVLFFALHGSHKELVVTAHSRVIVNDPVIPDPMTTPPWETLRDGVRADELTPDAEAGEFSFPSPFIKPDPVFAKYALTSFIPGRAVLAAAIELNSRMFRDFKFDPKATDVATPILEAFKLRRGVCQDFAQIYIACLRSIGLPVQYVSGYLETLPPPGKPKMVGADASHAWVSVWCGAQHGWVDLDPTNNCLPTSRHISVAIGRDFGDVSPLRGVVYGSGDQELKVQVDVKPMPELKLVEGTQTQSQSQGQSQSQ
- a CDS encoding circularly permuted type 2 ATP-grasp protein produces the protein MMESPSAPANTSVADLLAACSRSPATGWGEAFAPDGQIRPAWQPFLSSLSKLTLQDLNARREEANQLLREHGATYTIYNEQKQYTDRHWRLDILPLIISAQEWSGLEAALKQRSRLLRLLVKDIYGERRLLKEGWIPPSLVLANPGFIRAAHGVNPAGGHMLFHHAVDLARGPDGRWVVLADRTQAPSGKGYSLENRIVLTSLFPDEFRSMHVHRLAAFFQVERDALRAMAPQNHADPRVVLFTPGPLNETYFEHAYKARYLGFPLVEGADLTVRGRKVYLKTLEGLRQVDVIVRHVDDTFCDPLELRGETWLGVPGLVEAWRAGTVAIANGIGSGVIETPALLPFLPGLSRHLLGEDLQLGNAETWWCGQPKELQHVEENLDRFVLKRAFVGGAGQPVFGSQLSDAQRDELMAKVKASPQDYAAQERLPLSTAPVFENGRIERHPLVLRCYIVPHGEDFAVMPGGLTRVSPSPQGLVVSMQAGGISKDTWVLSEGPVEQLTLLLPPSVVVRPEKMAGEVPSRVADHFFWLGRYVERLEDSVRVLRAVLQRMTGEGTEDQARELSALVPWLVALGRLPDRFGAKVASGELRGELFALIDHSNRDGSVRELLNRVNFNATALRDRLSDDTWRLLNKMVRQVNTRNVRSRVPEALEFLNSLVLQLAAFTGMEMENMTRGHGWRFLDLGRRVERAQNILTLLKAAVYPPPRNDSVLGPVLEVFDSAMSYRRRYHARAQLAPVLDMLIADETNPRSLTWQLHQLTRHASQLPRTGREGDAHEEKRQVDGMLSELAGINFESLVKHEEANPGALVELFDELLSSLVRLSQTISAHYFSHALPHVR